AGCTGCAGAGGATGGGGGCAGCCATTCGCATTCAGGGGAACACGGCCGTCGTTGAGGGTGTCTCAAACCTGAGTGCTGCCCCGGTGAACGGCACGGATTTAAGGGCTGCAGCCGCCATGGTTCTTGCCGGCCTCGTCGCCCGAGGCAACAGTCAGGTGTGTGGTCTTAACCATCTCGACCGGGGCTATGCCGGCATTGAAGACAAGCTGCGTGCTTGCGGTGCCGTGCTTGAGCGGCACCTCCCCTGATCAGGGGCTCGGGTTGGTCGCTTAATGTCGAGAGCGGGGGAGCGTGCCGGAATTGGTAGACGGACTCGACTCAAAATCGAGCGCCTTCGGGCATGTGGGTTCAAGTCCCACCGCTCCTACTTCACCTCCAGCGGATCGCATCGAACACTGAGAGACTGAATTTTCAATCTCCCCTACGGAGTACCGATCGCACAGCGTCATGGTGGAGCCCAAAGCTGATTCGATGTCCTCAGCGGTGATGGGCACCTACAACCGCTTCCCTCTGTCCCTTGTGAAGGGTCGTGGGTGCTGGGTGTGGGACGACCAGAACCGACGACACCTCGATGCCGTCGCTGGGATCGCCACCTGCACACTCGGCCACAGCGATCGAATCCTTCGGCGTGCCCTCTCCCGCCAGCTGAAGACGCTTCAGCACGTCTCCAACCTTTACAAAATTCCTGAACAGGAACAACTGGCGCAGTGGCTGGTGGCCAACAGCTGCGCAGACAGCGTGTTCTTCTGCAATTCAGGAGCGGAGGCCAACGAAGCCGCCATCAAGCTGGCGCGAAAGCATGGCCACAAGCGCCGCGGGATCGAACGGCCGGTGATCATCACAGCCGCTGCCAGTTTTCATGGCCGAACGTTGGCAGCGGTGAGTGCCACCGGTCAACCCCGTTACCACCAGGGATTCGAGCCCATGGTGGAAGGATTCGAATTCTTCCCTTACAACGATGGCGATGCTTTCGAGCAGCTGCTAATGCAGCTGGAAGAGAACGGCCCCAAGGTGGCTGCTGTTCTGATCGAACCACTCCAGGGCGAAGGCGGTGTGAATCCTGGCGATCCCGCTGTGATGCAGCGCATCCGCAGGCTTTGCAGCGAGCGCGACATTCTGCTGATCTTTGATGAAGTGCAAGTGGGGATGGGCCGCACGGGCACACTCTGGGGATATCAACAACTCGGCGTCACACCGGATGCCCTCACCCTGGCCAAAGGCCTTGGAGGAGGGCACGTGATCGGAGCCCTGCTGGTGAGTCAGCACGCTGACGTGTTCGAACCCGGTGATCACGCCAGCACCTTCGGCGGCAATCCCTTCGCTTGCCGTGCGGGTCTCACCGTGGCCAGCGAACTTCTGCGACGCGATCTGCTGAAGAACGTGCAGGCGCGGGGAGCGCAACTGAATCAAGGACTGAACAACCTGGTGGAGCGTTATCCCGACCACCTAGCGGGGAGTCGCGGCTGGGGACTGCTGCAGGGTCTTGTTCTCCGGGACAGCTGCGAATTTTCAGCCGCCGATGTGGTGAAGGCCGCCCTTGAAGAGCAGCTGCTGCTGGTGCCTGCCGGTGCTGCGGTGGTGCGCATGGTGCCTCCCCTAGTGATCGGGCCCAGGGAAATCCAGACCTTGCTCACCCGACTGGATCGGGCGCTCCAGCAGCTGATGTGAAACCACTTCACCCGGGATCCGGCAGAGATGATCTGGGTGATCTGCTGCCGCGCTTCGATCTCAGGGGGATGGACCTCTCCCTCGACCGCATGCAGGAGGCTCTAAGGGACCTGCAGCATCCGGCTGCTGGGATCCCCGCGGTGCAGGTGGTGGGGACCAATGGCAAGGGATCCATCGCCTGCTTCATTCACCATGGATTGATGGCCGCCGGGCTGCGCTCAGGCCTCACCATCTCGCCCCACCTGCTGAGCTGGTGCGAGCGCATCCGCGTGAACGAAAGACTGATCACCATCGAGGAGCTTCGCTGCCTGCTGCAGAGCTTGCAGCCGGTGGTGTCCACCTTCCGGCTCACCCCATTCGAACAGCTGATCTGTGCTGCCCTGGTGCATTTCGAAAGGGAGCGCCCCGACTGGTTAGTTCTGGAGGCCGGTTTGGGTGGCCGGCTGGACGCCACCACAGCCCATCCCCATCGCCGCCTGATCGCGGTGGGCTCCATTGGCCTGGACCACCGGGAACATCTTGGGGCCACCCTGGAGGAGATCGCAGCCGAGAAAGCCGCGGCCATTGCACCAGGAAGCCACGTGGTGAGTGCGGCGCAGCGCCCAGAGGTGCAGCGGGTGCTGGAGGGCAGAGCTGCAGCCATGGACGCCAGCCTTCACTGGGTGGAACCGCTCGCCAACGATTGGACACTCGGCCTGCCCGGAGATCTTCAGCGAAGCAATGCAGCTGTGGCCAGGGCTGCCCT
The sequence above is a segment of the Synechococcus sp. PROS-7-1 genome. Coding sequences within it:
- a CDS encoding aspartate aminotransferase family protein, whose amino-acid sequence is MVEPKADSMSSAVMGTYNRFPLSLVKGRGCWVWDDQNRRHLDAVAGIATCTLGHSDRILRRALSRQLKTLQHVSNLYKIPEQEQLAQWLVANSCADSVFFCNSGAEANEAAIKLARKHGHKRRGIERPVIITAAASFHGRTLAAVSATGQPRYHQGFEPMVEGFEFFPYNDGDAFEQLLMQLEENGPKVAAVLIEPLQGEGGVNPGDPAVMQRIRRLCSERDILLIFDEVQVGMGRTGTLWGYQQLGVTPDALTLAKGLGGGHVIGALLVSQHADVFEPGDHASTFGGNPFACRAGLTVASELLRRDLLKNVQARGAQLNQGLNNLVERYPDHLAGSRGWGLLQGLVLRDSCEFSAADVVKAALEEQLLLVPAGAAVVRMVPPLVIGPREIQTLLTRLDRALQQLM
- a CDS encoding folylpolyglutamate synthase/dihydrofolate synthase family protein yields the protein MKPLHPGSGRDDLGDLLPRFDLRGMDLSLDRMQEALRDLQHPAAGIPAVQVVGTNGKGSIACFIHHGLMAAGLRSGLTISPHLLSWCERIRVNERLITIEELRCLLQSLQPVVSTFRLTPFEQLICAALVHFERERPDWLVLEAGLGGRLDATTAHPHRRLIAVGSIGLDHREHLGATLEEIAAEKAAAIAPGSHVVSAAQRPEVQRVLEGRAAAMDASLHWVEPLANDWTLGLPGDLQRSNAAVARAALEWIGRDISTGITVDAMRHGFAKARWPGRLQWMQWHGRPVRVDGAHNPPAAAALAKERCRWLATDQAQRWVLAIQAHKQAPAMLKHLLQPNDLAWIIPVPEHRSWSVEQLQLDVPELAHQLRGAADVTGALTQLAQDGWPQAAPVIAGSLYLIGHLLETDQLQAE